A stretch of bacterium DNA encodes these proteins:
- a CDS encoding secondary thiamine-phosphate synthase enzyme YjbQ: MVLSATFEVSTQGFCDVVDVTPQIAAIVEKSGIRNGVVCIANPGSTAGITTIEFEPGAVADLKAALEKLAPEKARYHHNDTWDDGNGFAHVRSALVGASQSFPVRDGAIALGTWQQVVFLDFDNRPRHRKLVVTVVGE; this comes from the coding sequence TTCCACTCAGGGCTTCTGCGACGTCGTTGACGTCACACCCCAGATCGCGGCCATCGTCGAGAAGTCCGGTATCAGGAACGGCGTCGTCTGCATTGCGAACCCGGGTTCTACCGCCGGCATCACAACCATCGAGTTTGAGCCTGGCGCGGTCGCGGACCTGAAGGCAGCACTTGAGAAACTCGCGCCCGAGAAGGCGCGCTACCATCACAACGATACATGGGATGACGGCAATGGCTTCGCCCACGTGCGGAGCGCTTTGGTCGGTGCGTCGCAGTCGTTCCCGGTCAGGGACGGCGCGATAGCGCTTGGGACGTGGCAGCAGGTTGTCTTCCTCGATTTCGATAACCGACCGCGCCACCGAAAGTTGGTGGTGACGGTCGTCGGCGAGTAG
- a CDS encoding aminoacetone oxidase family FAD-binding enzyme has translation MSEVTDIAVVGGGAAGLACAVAAGRLGLRAVVLERTDRCGNKLTVTGGGKGNFTHAESPRQMADRFDCDIRLLMPLLRKFPYQRVVKFFAGLGIQARTDEEGCVWPNGTDAAGIRDALLREIAAKGGVLRTSCRVVGLEPGWQVRMADGGTVTARNVCLATGGASYPRTGSTGDGLGLCRKLGLKTVEWFPALASLRTQEDLSELAGVTQPRVEMTLSVEGREPRTATGHFIFAHVHVSGSSVLNLCGYAARALAEQKHVVLRVNWVPGRSTSELADDFATARVGHPKKQLGTFLGAFVARRLAARLCALAGVPAVRMLTDLSRQEQQSIIQQLCSTEFSIVGTEPMERATVTGGGADLGEVDLKTMEARRFPGLYFAGEVLDVWAETGGYNLHFAWATGIQAAESAASRLGHGDTRP, from the coding sequence ATGTCAGAAGTTACGGATATTGCGGTAGTTGGCGGCGGGGCTGCGGGCTTGGCCTGCGCCGTGGCTGCAGGCCGGCTGGGCCTCCGCGCGGTCGTTCTGGAGCGAACCGACCGGTGCGGCAACAAGCTAACCGTGACCGGTGGCGGAAAGGGCAACTTCACCCACGCCGAATCGCCGCGACAGATGGCCGACCGCTTCGACTGCGACATCCGGCTCCTGATGCCGCTGCTGCGTAAGTTTCCGTATCAACGCGTGGTGAAGTTCTTCGCGGGCCTTGGAATCCAGGCCCGGACCGACGAAGAGGGCTGCGTTTGGCCCAATGGAACTGACGCGGCCGGGATCAGGGATGCGCTTCTGCGTGAAATAGCGGCGAAAGGGGGCGTGTTGAGAACCTCCTGCCGGGTAGTCGGTCTTGAGCCAGGGTGGCAGGTCCGCATGGCCGATGGCGGTACGGTGACTGCGCGGAACGTCTGCCTTGCGACTGGCGGGGCAAGCTATCCGCGCACCGGCTCGACCGGGGACGGTCTTGGGCTGTGTCGGAAACTTGGCCTGAAGACGGTGGAGTGGTTCCCGGCCCTGGCGTCGCTCCGGACGCAGGAAGACTTGAGCGAACTGGCCGGGGTCACGCAGCCTCGCGTCGAGATGACTCTGTCAGTGGAAGGCCGCGAACCCCGAACCGCGACCGGCCACTTCATATTCGCCCACGTCCATGTATCCGGGTCGAGCGTACTCAACCTCTGCGGGTACGCAGCGCGAGCCCTGGCCGAGCAGAAGCACGTAGTTCTGCGGGTCAACTGGGTTCCGGGCAGGAGTACTTCAGAGCTGGCTGATGACTTCGCCACCGCGCGGGTAGGCCACCCGAAGAAGCAGCTTGGGACATTCCTCGGCGCGTTCGTGGCGCGGCGGCTCGCCGCCAGACTTTGCGCTCTCGCCGGGGTTCCGGCCGTCCGCATGCTCACGGACCTGAGCCGGCAAGAGCAGCAGAGCATCATCCAGCAGCTCTGCTCGACCGAGTTCTCCATTGTCGGCACCGAGCCGATGGAGCGCGCCACGGTCACCGGGGGCGGCGCGGACCTGGGTGAAGTCGACCTGAAGACGATGGAGGCGCGACGTTTTCCGGGTCTCTACTTTGCCGGTGAGGTGCTTGACGTCTGGGCTGAAACCGGCGGTTACAACCTGCACTTTGCCTGGGCGACAGGCATTCAGGCCGCGGAATCGGCCGCATCCAGGCTGGGACACGGAGACACACGGCCGTAG
- a CDS encoding T9SS type A sorting domain-containing protein: MRTIVVFASLAVVLACPALATNWPLVPLDSVHPLGNNWGNYQHYDTVSTSAYFHNGIDVITPGAQGRRVSAVRHGWVKAWGTIQAEYHYRLAICDTNSSFTGRAEGWLYAHIDSTRWHRNLGDEVQAGDSIGYLVPWPVTGFDHCHFARISDTGATWQRFPNPTWSFIQNPLTIIRPNTDTVAPVIENARTSQKFAFCRDNRNNSYVSPDSLVGKVDIIAKAYDKTGTTTGNATWDKLAPYEIDYSIKREDGLVVVPWRIGVQFSNTLDGSLVNVVYKADNTCKSQGDYDYRAYYFIVTNTDGDSIIDAADTSGNWDTGLVGDTTYWVYVRASDITGNTKIDSMQVRTRNGLAVEAPPYAVLSRPLRAALTVGRGGLISFGTAGSGAATLRVYDQTGRVVTNLADGRLGPGEHRFTFAPPVAGVYFVKLTLDGRDTYNTKLVVLR; the protein is encoded by the coding sequence TTGAGAACCATCGTCGTATTCGCTTCCCTTGCCGTCGTGCTGGCGTGCCCTGCCCTTGCTACGAACTGGCCGCTTGTACCGCTGGACTCGGTCCACCCGCTCGGTAACAACTGGGGCAACTACCAGCACTACGACACGGTCAGCACCAGTGCGTACTTCCACAACGGCATTGACGTTATCACGCCCGGCGCGCAGGGCCGCCGGGTCAGCGCGGTCAGACACGGCTGGGTCAAGGCATGGGGTACCATTCAGGCCGAATACCACTACCGCCTTGCCATCTGCGACACCAATTCCAGCTTCACCGGCCGAGCCGAGGGCTGGCTCTACGCCCACATCGATTCGACCCGCTGGCACCGCAACCTCGGCGACGAAGTCCAGGCAGGCGACTCCATCGGGTATCTCGTGCCGTGGCCGGTAACCGGATTCGACCACTGCCACTTCGCGCGCATTTCCGATACCGGTGCGACCTGGCAGCGGTTTCCAAATCCCACCTGGTCGTTCATCCAGAACCCGCTGACCATCATTCGGCCCAACACCGACACGGTAGCCCCGGTAATCGAGAACGCCCGCACGAGCCAGAAATTCGCTTTCTGCCGGGACAACCGGAACAACAGCTACGTCAGCCCCGACAGCCTGGTCGGCAAGGTGGACATCATCGCCAAGGCATACGACAAGACCGGCACGACGACCGGCAACGCGACCTGGGACAAACTCGCGCCCTACGAAATCGACTACTCAATCAAGCGGGAAGACGGGCTGGTCGTGGTCCCGTGGAGAATCGGCGTGCAGTTCTCGAATACGCTCGACGGTTCCCTGGTCAACGTCGTTTACAAGGCCGACAACACCTGCAAGTCGCAGGGCGACTACGACTACCGCGCGTACTATTTCATCGTCACCAACACCGACGGCGACTCGATTATCGATGCTGCCGACACGAGCGGCAACTGGGATACCGGCCTGGTGGGCGACACGACCTACTGGGTTTACGTACGCGCGAGCGATATCACCGGCAACACGAAGATTGACTCGATGCAGGTCAGGACCCGTAACGGACTCGCAGTTGAGGCGCCGCCGTACGCGGTGCTGTCACGGCCGCTGCGCGCGGCGCTGACCGTTGGCCGCGGCGGGCTGATCAGTTTCGGTACTGCCGGCTCTGGTGCGGCCACGCTGCGGGTGTATGACCAGACTGGCCGGGTGGTGACGAATCTGGCGGATGGCAGGCTTGGCCCGGGCGAGCACCGCTTCACCTTTGCTCCACCTGTCGCCGGCGTCTACTTCGTCAAGCTGACCCTCGACGGCAGGGACACCTACAACACGAAGCTGGTCGTCCTCAGGTAG
- a CDS encoding radical SAM protein encodes MRYVGNIFRPPSEADSLLLQVTIGCSHNRCTFCAMYRDKQFRVRPLKEVLEDIAAARKYYGADVRRVFLCDGNALILPMPHLLKILTTIEQTFPDLQRVGVYANARDLVSKSIAELEELVAHRLSIFYLGLESGSDAILKQIDKGATADEMVAGVRHGMSAGMKSSVIFLLGLGGRKHWRENAVESAKAVSQMNPNYMSALTVTVVPGTPLARQLESGEFELPEPAEFAAELRLFLENVEVKATVFRSNHASNYVPLAGRLPKDKERLVDELTQAIRRHRFKPEYLRGL; translated from the coding sequence GTGCGCTACGTCGGCAACATCTTCCGACCGCCCTCTGAGGCCGATTCCCTGCTGCTGCAGGTCACCATCGGCTGCTCGCACAACCGCTGCACGTTCTGCGCCATGTACCGGGACAAGCAGTTCCGCGTGCGACCGCTCAAGGAGGTCCTCGAAGATATCGCCGCCGCGCGCAAGTACTACGGCGCCGATGTCAGGCGCGTGTTCCTCTGCGACGGCAACGCGCTCATCCTGCCGATGCCGCACCTGCTCAAGATTCTCACCACCATCGAGCAGACGTTCCCGGACCTGCAGCGCGTTGGTGTGTATGCCAACGCCCGTGACCTTGTCTCGAAGTCCATCGCGGAGTTGGAGGAACTCGTGGCTCACCGGCTCTCGATATTCTACCTCGGGCTTGAATCCGGCTCGGATGCGATCCTAAAGCAGATAGACAAAGGAGCCACCGCCGACGAAATGGTAGCCGGTGTCCGGCACGGCATGTCAGCCGGCATGAAGTCATCGGTCATCTTCCTGCTCGGGCTCGGCGGCCGAAAACACTGGCGGGAGAACGCAGTCGAGTCCGCCAAAGCTGTGTCGCAGATGAACCCCAACTACATGTCAGCCCTGACTGTAACCGTTGTTCCCGGCACGCCGCTTGCCCGGCAGCTTGAGTCCGGCGAGTTCGAGTTGCCCGAGCCGGCAGAATTCGCAGCCGAGCTCAGGCTGTTCCTGGAGAACGTCGAAGTGAAAGCGACGGTCTTCCGCTCCAACCACGCCTCGAACTACGTGCCGCTCGCCGGCCGCCTGCCCAAAGACAAGGAACGACTGGTCGACGAATTGACTCAGGCAATCCGGCGTCATCGTTTCAAGCCCGAGTACCTGCGCGGGTTGTAG
- a CDS encoding ATP-binding protein — MFESNPDFSARTLDLGPEVVDGLEVERLRRILAAKEPASSLLALSSEDLLERLGVLVRNGGPRLTVAGLLLVGREDVLRQQLPGHEAIYLHMKSDTEYDKRVDSARPLLAILEQFTQALESCNRIYTLKLGLFHFEIPDFPDDVLREALLNAFVHRDYNLTGPIYLRHFQDRLEISSPGGFFGDVNPQNILGHEPVSRNRLLAESLQKARMVERAGMGVKRMYHILLSYGKEPPSYESGPDFVRLTLRSGRIESAQGNRDEAGIDEDFARFVVNRHQEGRELTLHDLLVFSFLKRNREIDLADAERILQRSENEARETLSSMVLRGLLEPFGQKKGRVYRLSKAVYNQLKKSVSYSLFRRAEAAFAETAIMGYLEDLPGPEDKRFITNEIVRTLLRVSPAQAGYLLSSLVKKKRLVLRGWGRAARYYKSSQLSVF, encoded by the coding sequence ATGTTCGAGTCTAATCCGGACTTCTCCGCACGAACTCTTGACCTTGGCCCGGAGGTGGTGGACGGCCTTGAGGTGGAGCGGCTGCGCCGCATCCTGGCGGCCAAAGAACCGGCATCGTCTCTGCTGGCGCTGTCGAGCGAAGACCTGCTGGAGCGGCTCGGTGTGCTGGTGCGCAACGGCGGACCGCGGCTGACGGTCGCCGGTCTGTTGCTCGTCGGCCGGGAGGACGTGCTCCGCCAGCAACTGCCCGGGCACGAGGCCATTTACCTGCATATGAAGAGCGACACCGAGTACGACAAGCGGGTAGACTCGGCCCGTCCGTTGCTCGCGATACTCGAGCAGTTCACGCAGGCGCTCGAATCCTGCAACCGCATCTACACGCTGAAACTGGGGCTGTTTCACTTCGAGATTCCCGACTTTCCGGATGATGTCCTGCGCGAGGCGCTGCTCAACGCGTTCGTCCACCGCGACTACAACCTGACCGGCCCGATCTACCTCCGCCATTTCCAGGACCGGCTCGAGATATCGAGCCCGGGTGGATTCTTCGGCGACGTCAACCCGCAGAACATACTCGGGCACGAGCCGGTATCGCGCAACCGCCTGCTGGCCGAGAGTCTGCAGAAGGCCCGGATGGTCGAACGCGCCGGCATGGGCGTCAAACGGATGTACCACATTCTGCTGTCGTACGGCAAGGAGCCGCCGAGTTACGAATCCGGGCCCGACTTCGTGCGCCTGACCCTGCGCAGCGGCCGAATCGAGTCCGCGCAGGGGAATCGTGACGAGGCGGGAATCGACGAGGACTTCGCCCGCTTCGTGGTCAACCGCCACCAGGAGGGCCGCGAGCTTACGCTGCATGACCTGCTGGTATTCTCGTTCCTCAAGCGCAACCGCGAAATCGACCTCGCGGATGCGGAACGGATACTCCAGCGCAGCGAGAACGAGGCACGCGAGACCCTTAGTTCGATGGTCCTGCGCGGGCTGCTGGAGCCGTTTGGGCAGAAGAAGGGCCGTGTCTATCGCCTGTCCAAGGCAGTCTATAACCAGCTCAAGAAGAGCGTGAGTTATTCGCTCTTCCGCCGGGCCGAGGCGGCGTTTGCCGAGACCGCAATCATGGGCTACCTTGAGGACCTTCCGGGGCCGGAGGATAAGCGGTTCATCACCAACGAAATCGTCCGCACGCTCCTGCGGGTAAGCCCGGCCCAGGCCGGCTACCTGCTGTCGAGCCTGGTCAAGAAGAAGCGGCTCGTCCTGCGCGGCTGGGGCCGCGCCGCCAGATACTACAAGTCCAGCCAGCTATCGGTCTTCTAG